A single region of the Pygocentrus nattereri isolate fPygNat1 chromosome 27, fPygNat1.pri, whole genome shotgun sequence genome encodes:
- the si:ch211-199g17.9 gene encoding synaptonemal complex central element protein 1 produces the protein MHLPKTPAFILLLSESSFKIEDVLRLPQTSSNEKEPKIEELLSKLKTLQQAKVVIEEEVKEALSFKNTLQDEEDALSIEVLKLERTLNEKEETRRSLQLKCEELEQEWQRQFELKQQKEELVNQYSCQIQETKLKHRKIRLQRDSPLRYNLLNTLDSSC, from the exons ATGCAT CTACCAAAAACCCCCgcgtttattttattgttaagcG AGTCATCCTTCAAAATTGAGGATGTCCTCAGATTGCCACAGACATCTA gCAACGAGAAGGAACCAAAAATCGAGGAGTTGCTGAGCAAACTCAAAACGTTGCAGCAAG CCAAGGTAGTTATTGAAGAGGAGGTGAAGGAGGCCCTTTCCTTCAAAAATACTTTACAAGATGAAGAGGATGCTT TGAGCATTGAAGTTCTAAAGCTTGAAAGAACATTGAATGAAAAAGAAG AGACACGTAGATCTCTACAGTTAAAATGTGAAGAACTAGAACAAGAGTGGCAAAG GCAGTTTGAACTGAAACAACAAAAAGAGGAACTTGTAAACCAGTACAGCTGCCAGATCCAGGAAACCAAACTGAAACACAGGAAAATTCG ACTCCAGAGAGACTCCCCACTGAGGTACAATCTGCTGAATACACTCGACAGCAGTTGCTGA
- the fam83hb gene encoding protein FAM83H — translation MAHRSQCSSVGDNPLDPNYLPPHYREEYRLAIDALVENNVDGYYNFLQNANVVDFLSRPEIEHIKNTVQLPQSVASVPELPYRELDQEGSSDTYWPLHSDLDAPGLDLGWPLRQHSFVGPTEVTTLVNPSDPEMPSIKEQARRLIKNAQQVIAVVMDMFTDVDIFADLLDAAARHVPIYILLDEQNAHHFIAMVTSYKVNLDMIHMMRVRTVAGITYFCRTGKSFKGQVMDRFLLVDCRAVLSGNYSFMWSFEKIHRCIAHLFLGELVATFDEEFRILFAQSQPLVVENALVPMPTDSTSSYLTNQFGLKRTQSLRNPIGFLRQSELSAYSFGDRVDAALPFRRDDQFRHTIDPGGAAMQVSKFASHQFRMQQSFLEQGRSMIASRQLETNAYKRHSYAEGTRESYSSSRQYMKHRVMNNLEEMEAHYQRDQHIYQGEGTGPEPGHGRYDPLRGYGLPQLDQYSDPMYPPELEPPGSHNILSSEDLRHDPGNKHQVMAHYGPPNQKRPTLGQAYACQSSPTQLHPPDHKQMFSTGEQGKQSQDPSLKQGLRSWRINSYLSAYEDAGEEGLQQPMSTDAFEEPQQQAESRQYLPEVPGIHISSRELTNIQSKPKLDFQPRFGKPVLPERDKERDVSAGTDSQMKPAISATSLTSVGTDSEKETDTKEPREISITKHESFRSRINPMLQRSSRLRSSLIFSSSKLEQHSSTLVKPGGKLQEDDENNSIRTSSIVAEILEKRRSLSREPFDWNKHKKIDENVSKGLVAGELTCKPEEEPASDTKDNVVEPKDPVFVDRDSTLQTEPSMPKLTTLSLNVNDPASRLQYFKELSAKRGDSKTGSESVIKSQELPPKKPDVSDTPPSTTATVTAVSVSFAEPTPTTSVMKTDPAAKPPVITTKSKPSELSVDKLHSDESTEAAKKETTKEPKSLKPFPSPKFFKKDTLKPFKASHSRRTSCGEDLLTDATDAEKSELKKSRSLSSSSMTRTESKESLNRHSSNTSLNTVGTEGKDTKALDFLKKQTQRLKGILGPKGDKKNAGISSTVEDKQMKTVPEMVEEPSPKGKETEPEVMSTSTAENPKPINKPSQSRYQSSTSTVLFSSNLRDDTKVILEQISANSQKNRQELTKQAEECRSGEGENGDHVSDRDSAQQYQSRNRFGRTPVNPQERDSLLKRIESMRKEKKVYSRFEMGNNLG, via the exons ATGGCCCATCGTTctcagtgttcttcagtgggggATAACCCTCTGGATCCCAATTATTTGCCACCACATTATAGGGAGGAGTACAGACTGGCTATAGATGCTCTGGTGGAGAACAACGTTGATGGATACTATAACTTCCTGCAAAATGCTAACGTTGTTGACTTCCTGTCAAGGCCAGAGATTGAGCATATTAAAAATACTGTGCAATTGCCACAGAGTGTTGCATCTGTACCAGAGCTGCCTTATCGTGAACTGGATCAGGAGGGATCATCAGATACTTACTGGCCATTACACTCTGACTTAGATGCACCAGGTTTGGATCTAGGTTGGCCACTGCGGCAACACAGTTTTGTAGGACCTACTGAGGTCACAACACTGGTAAACCCCTCAGACCCTGAAATGCCCAGCATCAAGGAGCAAGCCCGACGGCTTATCAAAAACGCCCAGCAG GTCATTGCAGTGGTAATGGATATGTTTACAGATGTTGATATCTTTGCTGATCTGCTTGATGCTGCTGCACGTCATGTGCCTATTTATATTCTTCTGGATGAACAAAATGCTCATCACTTTATTGCCATGGTGACCAGCTATAAGGTTAACTTGGATATGATTCAT ATGATGCGGGTGAGGACTGTGGCTGGCATCACATATTTTTGTCGCACAGGGAAGTCATTTAAAGGACAGGTGATGGATCGTTTCCTTCTAGTTGATTGCAGAGCAGTACTCAGCGGAAACTACAG TTTCATGTGGTCTTTTGAAAAGATACACCGCTGCATAGCTCACCTCTTTCTTGGAGAACTTGTGGCCACTTTTGATGAGGAGTTCCGTATTCTCTTTGCACAGTCACAGCCCCTTGTTGTTGAAAATGCTTTAGTACCTATGCCAACGGATAGCACTAGTAGTTACTTAACCAATCAGTTTGGGTTAAAAAGGACACAGTCACTGAGGAATCCCATAGGATTTCTTCGCCAGTCTGAGCTTTCGGCATACTCATTTGGAGATCGCGTTGATGCTGCATTGCCATTCCGAAGGGATGACCAGTTCCGCCATACCATTGATCCTGGAGGTGCTGCTATGCAGGTCAGCAAATTTGCTTCACATCAGTTCAGAATGCAGCAGTCTTTCTTGGAGCAAGGCCGGTCAATGATTGCTTCACGACAACTAGAGACGAATGCCTATAAAAGGCACAGCTATGCTGAAGGTACCCGTGAGAGCTACTCATCTTCTCGACAATACATGAAACACCGTGTCATGAACAACTTAGAGGAGATGGAAGCACACTACCAGAGAGATCAACATATCTATCAAGGTGAGGGTACAGGACCAGAACCTGGGCATGGACGATATGATCCCCTTCGGGGCTATGGTCTTCCTCAGTTAGATCAATACTCTGACCCTATGTATCCACCTGAATTAGAACCACCAGGAAGTCACAACATATTATCCTCCGAAGACCTCAGACATGATCCAGGAAACAAGCATCAAGTTATGGCTCACTATGGACCACCAAACCAGAAAAGGCCCACTTTAGGCCAAGCGTATGCTTGTCAGAGCTCACCGACTCAACTCCATCCTCCAGACCACAAACAAATGTTCTCCACTGGAGAGCAGGGAAAACAATCCCAAGACCCCAGTTTGAAGCAGGGATTACGGAGCTGGAGAATCAATTCCTACCTTAGTGCTTATGAAGATGCTGGGGAAGAGGGCTTACAACAGCCTATGAGCACAGATGCTTTTGAAGAGCCACAACAGCAGGCTGAAAGCAGACAATACCTTCCAGAGGTACCAGGGATTCACATCAGCTCACGTGAATTGACTAATATTCAAAGTAAACCTAAACTTGATTTTCAGCCTCGCTTTGGTAAACCAGTTTTGCCagagagggacaaagaaagAGATGTTAGCGCTGGAACAGATTCTCAAATGAAACCTGCTATTTCAGCTACATCACTGACATCAGTAGGAACAGATAGTGAAAAGGAGACAGATACAAAGGAACCAAGGGAAATTAGCATCACCAAGCATGAATCATTCAGAAGCCGTATCAATCCAATGCTGCAAAGGAGCTCACGGCTACGGTCCTCCCTTATCTTCAGTTCCTCTAAGCTAGAGCAACACAGCTCCACACTGGTTAAGCCTGGAGGGAAGCTACAAGAGGATGACGAAAACAATTCGATCAGAACTTCTTCAATTGTAgcagagattttggaaaaaagaAGGTCACTATCTAGAGAGCCTTTTGATTGGAATAAGCATAAAAAGATAGATGAAAATGTCAGTAAAGGCTTGGTAGCAGGAGAGCTTACTTGTAAACCAGAGGAAGAACCTGCCAGTGACACAAAAGACAATGTGGTGGAACCTAAGGATCCTGTATTTGTGGACCGTGACAGTACACTGCAAACAGAGCCTTCCATGCCAAAACTGACAACCCTCTCTCTGAATGTGAATGATCCAGCAAGCCGACTTCAGTACTTCAAAGAACTTTCTGCAAAGAGAGGGGACTCAAAAACAGGATCAGAGTCGGTCATCAAAAGTCAAGAGCTGCCGCCAAAAAAGCCAGACGTATCTGATACCCCACCAAGTACAACAGCCACAGTTACAGCTGTATCTGTTTCCTTTGCAGAACCCACCCCAACAACATCTGTCATGAAAACAGATCCTGCTGCAAAGCCCCCAGTCATCACAACAAAATCTAAACCATCTGAGCTCAGTGTAGACAAACTACACAGCGATGAGTCCACAGAAGCAGCAAAGAAAGAGACAACTAAGGAACCAAAGTCGCTAAAGCCTTTTCCTTCACcaaagttctttaaaaaagatACACTGAAACCTTTCAAAGCTTCTCATTCACGTCGCACCTCATGTGGTGAAGATCTTCTCACAGATGCAACAGATGCTGAAAAGAGTGAACTTAAGAAGTCACGAAGCCTCAGCTCATCAAGCATGACACGCACAGAGTCCAAAGAAAGTTTAAATCGACACAGTTCCAACACATCCCTCAACACTGTAGGCACAGAAGGCAAAGACACTAAGGCTCTTGATTTCCTCAAGAAGCAAACACAGAGACTAAAGGGCATTCTTGGGCCCAAAGGAGATAAAAAGAATGCAGGCATTTCGAGCACTGTAGAGGACAAGCAAATGAAAACGGTTCCAGAAATGGTGGAGGAGCCTTCACCCAAAGGGAAAGAAACAGAGCCTGAAGTGATGTCAACATCAACTGCTGAAAATCCCAAACCTATAAATAAACCCAGCCAATCTCGCTATCAGTCTTCTACCTCGACTGTGCTATTCAGCAGCAACCTCAGGGATGACACTAAGGTAATCCTTGAGCAGATTTCTGCAAACAGCCAGAAGAACCGACAGGAACTGACCAAGCAGGCTGAAGAGTGTCGAAGTGGTGAAGGAGAAAATGGAGATCATGTTTCTGACCGTGACTCAGCCCAGCAATACCAGAGCCGGAACCGGTTTGGCCGAACTCCGGTCAACCCTCAGGAGCGAGACAGTCTGCTGAAAAGAATAGAGAGTATGCGCAAGGAGAAGAAGGTCTACAGTCGCTTTGAG ATGGGGAATAACCTTGGATAA